The following proteins come from a genomic window of Oncorhynchus mykiss isolate Arlee chromosome 19, USDA_OmykA_1.1, whole genome shotgun sequence:
- the LOC110497599 gene encoding MAP7 domain-containing protein 2 isoform X4 yields the protein MPCSVPSSSMAVIQEKQRETPSKKPVSQEDRKGLSTRDNQDNQKDSRSGRQGEKGNDDMKPRNSEKRRAVICVPASIKSAVISNNTSSHGNPAGPQALKVDERLRLAKERREEHEKQLVSRELGWLAREERARRLYEQQLEERKRRLQEQREKEEKRRTALERREEHQKQLVSRELGRLAREERAMRHYEQQMEERKRRLQEQREKEARRRTAVEEKRRQRMKEESERYESVVKKTLEKSQRIKQRLSQGSRGRKTDNKSAPRRSPLTAWERALVSRLLTPTCSYLARSRSRSHNCQSREEEVSCHSMPATATNSHKSPRRSGTTDHHLVQADLRTDYRADYRSIIQANYQVATSPSPSRTSHRSINAAQLKAAQQEENERTARRNTQQPYIPNAPLKALPTNPLPNTGVKVLPTNPQCSATVPSPERKPVIRHTSVIRQPLSQQLELELDPVPEEDTVPVPDPTLSPGNSQASQTISPGAPVPNPTLSPGNSQGSQTISPGAPVPNPTLSPGNSQASQTISPGAPVPNPTLSPGNSQASQTISPGAPVPNPTLSPGNSQASQTISPGAPVPNPTLSPGNSRPIRTPAAVWDQVQPFLHSPEPQTQRETTLSTEGSADEGEHLKVKALPPGATPSPRPSAGTMDPEEASRLLAEKRREARLKREREEEESLRREEFERRGREELERRRVEQRARLEAEAKWLVEERKRREEEEQKHAEEERASAEEEKALRAMQEAALLQKQREEEETQAREKAEQQRLEREKHFQEEEEQRQERKKRLELIMRRTRKENSIPKKPILNGNSNGNSSSPEEAQPKENTEPVKNIKGTLEEVGTGTKPSKLGLCDTEDMVPVVAFKERRSLRTLTGMEEIQSHQRAGESSLPDPPSAHLYALCYVDITLES from the exons ATGCCCTGCTCTGTGCCTAGCAGTAGCATGGCCGTGATAcaggagaaacagagggagacccCCAGCAAGAAGCCAGTATCCCAAGAAGACAGAAAGGGTCTTTCTACCAGAGATAATCAAGACAACCAGAAGGACAGCAGATCCGGGAGACAGGGAG AAAAAGGCAATGACGACATGAAGCCCCGTAAttcagagaagaggagagcagtCATATGTGTCCCTGCCTCCATCAAATCAGCTGTGATCAGTAACAACACAAGTAGCCATGGAAACCCAGCAG GCCCACAGGCACTGAAGGTTGATGAGAGACTGAGACTAGCGAAAGAGCGGAGGGAGGAGCATGAGAAACAACTTG TGTCCAGAGAGCTGGGCTGGTTGGCTCGAGAGGAGAGGGCCAGGCGTCTCTATGAACAAcagctggaggagaggaagaggaggctacaggagcagagagagaaggaggagaagaggaggactgCTCTGGAGCGGAGGGAGGAGCATCAGAAACAGCTTG TTTCCAGAGAGCTGGGCCGGTTGGCTCGAGAGGAGCGGGCCATGCGTCACTATGAGCagcagatggaggagaggaagagaaggcttcaggagcagagagagaaggaggcgaggaggcGCACCGccgtggaggagaagaggaggcagagaatgAAGGAGGAATCA GAGCGCTATGAGTCTGTGGTGAAGAAGACCTTGGAGAAGAGCCAGAGGATTAAGCAGAGACTCAGCCAGGGCTCTCGAGGAAGGAAGACCGACAACAAGAGCG CTCCTCGCCGCTCCCCCCTGACTGCCTGGGAGAGGGCTCTGGTCAGTCGCCTCCTCACCCCGACCTGCTCCTACCTAgccaggagcaggagcaggagtcATAATTGTCAGTCAAGAGAAGAAGAAG TTTCATGCCACTCCATGCCTGCCACTGCCACCAACTCTCACAAATCACCACGCCGCTCTGGCACAACTGACCACCACCTGGTGCAGGCAGACCTCCGGACAGACTACCGGGCTGACTACCGGTCTATCATCCAGGCAAACTACCAGGTAGCCACCTCCCCCAGTCCCAGCCGTACAAGCCATAGATCCATCAATGCAGCACAG TTAAAAGCAGCACAGCAGGAGGAAAATGAGAGGACGGCCAGGAGGAATACTCAGCAGCCTTACATACCCAATGCTCCCTTGAAAGCATTACCCACAAACCCACTACCCAACACTGGCGTGAAAGTGTTACCCACAAACCCACAGTGCAGCGCAACAGTGCCCTCCCCAGAACG CAAACCTGTGATCAGACACACATCTGTGATCAGACAGCCCCTATCACAGCAGTTAGAGCTGGAACTGGACCCTGTACCAGAGGAGGACACGGTTCCAGTCCCCGACCCTACCCTCTCCCCTGGTAACTCACAGGCCAGCCAGACCATCTCTCCTGGGGCTCCAGTCCCCAACCCTACCCTGTCCCCTGGGAACTCACAGGGCAGCCAGACCATCTCTCCTGGGGCTCCAGTCCCCAACCCTACCCTGTCCCCTGGGAACTCACAGGCCAGCCAGACCATCTCTCCTGGGGCTCCAGTCCCCAACCCTACCCTGTCCCCTGGGAACTCACAGGCCAGCCAGACCATCTCTCCTGGGGCTCCAGTCCCCAACCCTACCCTGTCCCCTGGGAACTCACAGGCCAGCCAGACCATCTCTCCTGGGGCTCCAGTCCCCAACCCTACCCTGTCCCCTGGGAACTCACGGCCCATCAGGACCCCAGCTGCGGTGTGGGACCAGGTCCAACCATTCCTACACTCCCCAGAACCTCAGACTCAGAGAGAAACCACACTTAGTACTGAAGGCAGTGCAGATGAGGGTGAGCATCTGAAAGTGAAAG CCCTCCCTCCTGGAGCCACTCCCAGCCCAAGGCCCTCTGCTGGCACCATGGACCCAGAGGAGGCCTCACGTCTCCTGGccgagaagaggagagaggcccgcctgaagagagagagagaggaggaggaaagcctGCGCAGGGAGGAGTTTGAGAG GCGAGGCAGAGAGGAGCTGGAACGCAGGAGGGTAGAGCAGCGAGCACGGCTAGAGGCTGAGGCCAAGTGGctggtagaggagaggaagaggagggaggaagaggagcagaaacatgcagaggaggagagagccagTGCAGAAGAAGAGAAAGCCCTCAGAGCCATGCAGGAAGCTGCTCTCCTCCAGAAACAG agagaggaggaggagacccagGCCAGGGAGAAGGCAGAGCAGCAAAGgctggagagagaaaaacacttccaggaggaggaggaacaacgacaggagagaaaaaag CGACTGGAGTTGATCATGAGGAGAACTAGGAAAGAA AACTCCATCCCAAAG AAGCCTATCCTGAATGGGAACTCAAACGGTAACTCTTCCTCTCCAGAGGAAGCCCAACCAAAAGAGAACACTGAACCTGTTAAGAATATCAAAGGCACTTTAGAAGAGGTCGGGACAGGGACCAAGCCGTCCAAGCTAGGTCTTTGTGACACAGAAGACATGGTTCCTGTTGTGGCCTTCAAAGAACGCAG GTCCCTGAGAACTCTGACAGGCATGGAGGAGATCCAGTCCCATCAGCGAGCAGGTGAGAGTTCATTACCAGATCCTCCGTCAGCTCATCTATACGCTCTATGCTATGTAGATATTACACTCGAGTCCTGA
- the LOC110497599 gene encoding MAP7 domain-containing protein 2 isoform X6 codes for MPCSVPSSSMAVIQEKQRETPSKKPVSQEDRKGLSTRDNQDNQKDSRSGRQGEKGNDDMKPRNSEKRRAVICVPASIKSAVISNNTSSHGNPAGPQALKVDERLRLAKERREEHEKQLVSRELGWLAREERARRLYEQQLEERKRRLQEQREKEEKRRTALERREEHQKQLVSRELGRLAREERAMRHYEQQMEERKRRLQEQREKEARRRTAVEEKRRQRMKEESERYESVVKKTLEKSQRIKQRLSQGSRGRKTDNKSAPRRSPLTAWERALVSRLLTPTCSYLARSRSRSHNCQSREEEVVHICPRSVSCHSMPATATNSHKSPRRSGTTDHHLVQADLRTDYRADYRSIIQANYQVATSPSPSRTSHRSINAAQLKAAQQEENERTARRNTQQPYIPNAPLKALPTNPLPNTGVKVLPTNPQCSATVPSPERKPVIRHTSVIRQPLSQQLELELDPVPEEDTVPVPDPTLSPGNSQASQTISPGAPVPNPTLSPGNSQGSQTISPGAPVPNPTLSPGNSQASQTISPGAPVPNPTLSPGNSQASQTISPGAPVPNPTLSPGNSQASQTISPGAPVPNPTLSPGNSRPIRTPAAVWDQVQPFLHSPEPQTQRETTLSTEGSADEGEHLKVKALPPGATPSPRPSAGTMDPEEASRLLAEKRREARLKREREEEESLRREEFERRGREELERRRVEQRARLEAEAKWLVEERKRREEEEQKHAEEERASAEEEKALRAMQEAALLQKQREEEETQAREKAEQQRLEREKHFQEEEEQRQERKKRLELIMRRTRKEKPILNGNSNGNSSSPEEAQPKENTEPVKNIKGTLEEVGTGTKPSKLGLCDTEDMVPVVAFKERRSLRTLTGMEEIQSHQRAEVI; via the exons ATGCCCTGCTCTGTGCCTAGCAGTAGCATGGCCGTGATAcaggagaaacagagggagacccCCAGCAAGAAGCCAGTATCCCAAGAAGACAGAAAGGGTCTTTCTACCAGAGATAATCAAGACAACCAGAAGGACAGCAGATCCGGGAGACAGGGAG AAAAAGGCAATGACGACATGAAGCCCCGTAAttcagagaagaggagagcagtCATATGTGTCCCTGCCTCCATCAAATCAGCTGTGATCAGTAACAACACAAGTAGCCATGGAAACCCAGCAG GCCCACAGGCACTGAAGGTTGATGAGAGACTGAGACTAGCGAAAGAGCGGAGGGAGGAGCATGAGAAACAACTTG TGTCCAGAGAGCTGGGCTGGTTGGCTCGAGAGGAGAGGGCCAGGCGTCTCTATGAACAAcagctggaggagaggaagaggaggctacaggagcagagagagaaggaggagaagaggaggactgCTCTGGAGCGGAGGGAGGAGCATCAGAAACAGCTTG TTTCCAGAGAGCTGGGCCGGTTGGCTCGAGAGGAGCGGGCCATGCGTCACTATGAGCagcagatggaggagaggaagagaaggcttcaggagcagagagagaaggaggcgaggaggcGCACCGccgtggaggagaagaggaggcagagaatgAAGGAGGAATCA GAGCGCTATGAGTCTGTGGTGAAGAAGACCTTGGAGAAGAGCCAGAGGATTAAGCAGAGACTCAGCCAGGGCTCTCGAGGAAGGAAGACCGACAACAAGAGCG CTCCTCGCCGCTCCCCCCTGACTGCCTGGGAGAGGGCTCTGGTCAGTCGCCTCCTCACCCCGACCTGCTCCTACCTAgccaggagcaggagcaggagtcATAATTGTCAGTCAAGAGAAGAAGAAG TTGTCCATATTTGTCCCCGTTCAGTTTCATGCCACTCCATGCCTGCCACTGCCACCAACTCTCACAAATCACCACGCCGCTCTGGCACAACTGACCACCACCTGGTGCAGGCAGACCTCCGGACAGACTACCGGGCTGACTACCGGTCTATCATCCAGGCAAACTACCAGGTAGCCACCTCCCCCAGTCCCAGCCGTACAAGCCATAGATCCATCAATGCAGCACAG TTAAAAGCAGCACAGCAGGAGGAAAATGAGAGGACGGCCAGGAGGAATACTCAGCAGCCTTACATACCCAATGCTCCCTTGAAAGCATTACCCACAAACCCACTACCCAACACTGGCGTGAAAGTGTTACCCACAAACCCACAGTGCAGCGCAACAGTGCCCTCCCCAGAACG CAAACCTGTGATCAGACACACATCTGTGATCAGACAGCCCCTATCACAGCAGTTAGAGCTGGAACTGGACCCTGTACCAGAGGAGGACACGGTTCCAGTCCCCGACCCTACCCTCTCCCCTGGTAACTCACAGGCCAGCCAGACCATCTCTCCTGGGGCTCCAGTCCCCAACCCTACCCTGTCCCCTGGGAACTCACAGGGCAGCCAGACCATCTCTCCTGGGGCTCCAGTCCCCAACCCTACCCTGTCCCCTGGGAACTCACAGGCCAGCCAGACCATCTCTCCTGGGGCTCCAGTCCCCAACCCTACCCTGTCCCCTGGGAACTCACAGGCCAGCCAGACCATCTCTCCTGGGGCTCCAGTCCCCAACCCTACCCTGTCCCCTGGGAACTCACAGGCCAGCCAGACCATCTCTCCTGGGGCTCCAGTCCCCAACCCTACCCTGTCCCCTGGGAACTCACGGCCCATCAGGACCCCAGCTGCGGTGTGGGACCAGGTCCAACCATTCCTACACTCCCCAGAACCTCAGACTCAGAGAGAAACCACACTTAGTACTGAAGGCAGTGCAGATGAGGGTGAGCATCTGAAAGTGAAAG CCCTCCCTCCTGGAGCCACTCCCAGCCCAAGGCCCTCTGCTGGCACCATGGACCCAGAGGAGGCCTCACGTCTCCTGGccgagaagaggagagaggcccgcctgaagagagagagagaggaggaggaaagcctGCGCAGGGAGGAGTTTGAGAG GCGAGGCAGAGAGGAGCTGGAACGCAGGAGGGTAGAGCAGCGAGCACGGCTAGAGGCTGAGGCCAAGTGGctggtagaggagaggaagaggagggaggaagaggagcagaaacatgcagaggaggagagagccagTGCAGAAGAAGAGAAAGCCCTCAGAGCCATGCAGGAAGCTGCTCTCCTCCAGAAACAG agagaggaggaggagacccagGCCAGGGAGAAGGCAGAGCAGCAAAGgctggagagagaaaaacacttccaggaggaggaggaacaacgacaggagagaaaaaag CGACTGGAGTTGATCATGAGGAGAACTAGGAAAGAA AAGCCTATCCTGAATGGGAACTCAAACGGTAACTCTTCCTCTCCAGAGGAAGCCCAACCAAAAGAGAACACTGAACCTGTTAAGAATATCAAAGGCACTTTAGAAGAGGTCGGGACAGGGACCAAGCCGTCCAAGCTAGGTCTTTGTGACACAGAAGACATGGTTCCTGTTGTGGCCTTCAAAGAACGCAG GTCCCTGAGAACTCTGACAGGCATGGAGGAGATCCAGTCCCATCAGCGAGCAG AAGTTATCTGA
- the LOC110497599 gene encoding ensconsin isoform X1, with protein sequence MPCSVPSSSMAVIQEKQRETPSKKPVSQEDRKGLSTRDNQDNQKDSRSGRQGEKGNDDMKPRNSEKRRAVICVPASIKSAVISNNTSSHGNPAGPQALKVDERLRLAKERREEHEKQLVSRELGWLAREERARRLYEQQLEERKRRLQEQREKEEKRRTALERREEHQKQLVSRELGRLAREERAMRHYEQQMEERKRRLQEQREKEARRRTAVEEKRRQRMKEESERYESVVKKTLEKSQRIKQRLSQGSRGRKTDNKSAPRRSPLTAWERALVSRLLTPTCSYLARSRSRSHNCQSREEEVVHICPRSVSCHSMPATATNSHKSPRRSGTTDHHLVQADLRTDYRADYRSIIQANYQVATSPSPSRTSHRSINAAQLKAAQQEENERTARRNTQQPYIPNAPLKALPTNPLPNTGVKVLPTNPQCSATVPSPERKPVIRHTSVIRQPLSQQLELELDPVPEEDTVPVPDPTLSPGNSQASQTISPGAPVPNPTLSPGNSQGSQTISPGAPVPNPTLSPGNSQASQTISPGAPVPNPTLSPGNSQASQTISPGAPVPNPTLSPGNSQASQTISPGAPVPNPTLSPGNSRPIRTPAAVWDQVQPFLHSPEPQTQRETTLSTEGSADEGEHLKVKALPPGATPSPRPSAGTMDPEEASRLLAEKRREARLKREREEEESLRREEFERRGREELERRRVEQRARLEAEAKWLVEERKRREEEEQKHAEEERASAEEEKALRAMQEAALLQKQREEEETQAREKAEQQRLEREKHFQEEEEQRQERKKRLELIMRRTRKENSIPKKPILNGNSNGNSSSPEEAQPKENTEPVKNIKGTLEEVGTGTKPSKLGLCDTEDMVPVVAFKERRSLRTLTGMEEIQSHQRAGESSLPDPPSAHLYALCYVDITLES encoded by the exons ATGCCCTGCTCTGTGCCTAGCAGTAGCATGGCCGTGATAcaggagaaacagagggagacccCCAGCAAGAAGCCAGTATCCCAAGAAGACAGAAAGGGTCTTTCTACCAGAGATAATCAAGACAACCAGAAGGACAGCAGATCCGGGAGACAGGGAG AAAAAGGCAATGACGACATGAAGCCCCGTAAttcagagaagaggagagcagtCATATGTGTCCCTGCCTCCATCAAATCAGCTGTGATCAGTAACAACACAAGTAGCCATGGAAACCCAGCAG GCCCACAGGCACTGAAGGTTGATGAGAGACTGAGACTAGCGAAAGAGCGGAGGGAGGAGCATGAGAAACAACTTG TGTCCAGAGAGCTGGGCTGGTTGGCTCGAGAGGAGAGGGCCAGGCGTCTCTATGAACAAcagctggaggagaggaagaggaggctacaggagcagagagagaaggaggagaagaggaggactgCTCTGGAGCGGAGGGAGGAGCATCAGAAACAGCTTG TTTCCAGAGAGCTGGGCCGGTTGGCTCGAGAGGAGCGGGCCATGCGTCACTATGAGCagcagatggaggagaggaagagaaggcttcaggagcagagagagaaggaggcgaggaggcGCACCGccgtggaggagaagaggaggcagagaatgAAGGAGGAATCA GAGCGCTATGAGTCTGTGGTGAAGAAGACCTTGGAGAAGAGCCAGAGGATTAAGCAGAGACTCAGCCAGGGCTCTCGAGGAAGGAAGACCGACAACAAGAGCG CTCCTCGCCGCTCCCCCCTGACTGCCTGGGAGAGGGCTCTGGTCAGTCGCCTCCTCACCCCGACCTGCTCCTACCTAgccaggagcaggagcaggagtcATAATTGTCAGTCAAGAGAAGAAGAAG TTGTCCATATTTGTCCCCGTTCAGTTTCATGCCACTCCATGCCTGCCACTGCCACCAACTCTCACAAATCACCACGCCGCTCTGGCACAACTGACCACCACCTGGTGCAGGCAGACCTCCGGACAGACTACCGGGCTGACTACCGGTCTATCATCCAGGCAAACTACCAGGTAGCCACCTCCCCCAGTCCCAGCCGTACAAGCCATAGATCCATCAATGCAGCACAG TTAAAAGCAGCACAGCAGGAGGAAAATGAGAGGACGGCCAGGAGGAATACTCAGCAGCCTTACATACCCAATGCTCCCTTGAAAGCATTACCCACAAACCCACTACCCAACACTGGCGTGAAAGTGTTACCCACAAACCCACAGTGCAGCGCAACAGTGCCCTCCCCAGAACG CAAACCTGTGATCAGACACACATCTGTGATCAGACAGCCCCTATCACAGCAGTTAGAGCTGGAACTGGACCCTGTACCAGAGGAGGACACGGTTCCAGTCCCCGACCCTACCCTCTCCCCTGGTAACTCACAGGCCAGCCAGACCATCTCTCCTGGGGCTCCAGTCCCCAACCCTACCCTGTCCCCTGGGAACTCACAGGGCAGCCAGACCATCTCTCCTGGGGCTCCAGTCCCCAACCCTACCCTGTCCCCTGGGAACTCACAGGCCAGCCAGACCATCTCTCCTGGGGCTCCAGTCCCCAACCCTACCCTGTCCCCTGGGAACTCACAGGCCAGCCAGACCATCTCTCCTGGGGCTCCAGTCCCCAACCCTACCCTGTCCCCTGGGAACTCACAGGCCAGCCAGACCATCTCTCCTGGGGCTCCAGTCCCCAACCCTACCCTGTCCCCTGGGAACTCACGGCCCATCAGGACCCCAGCTGCGGTGTGGGACCAGGTCCAACCATTCCTACACTCCCCAGAACCTCAGACTCAGAGAGAAACCACACTTAGTACTGAAGGCAGTGCAGATGAGGGTGAGCATCTGAAAGTGAAAG CCCTCCCTCCTGGAGCCACTCCCAGCCCAAGGCCCTCTGCTGGCACCATGGACCCAGAGGAGGCCTCACGTCTCCTGGccgagaagaggagagaggcccgcctgaagagagagagagaggaggaggaaagcctGCGCAGGGAGGAGTTTGAGAG GCGAGGCAGAGAGGAGCTGGAACGCAGGAGGGTAGAGCAGCGAGCACGGCTAGAGGCTGAGGCCAAGTGGctggtagaggagaggaagaggagggaggaagaggagcagaaacatgcagaggaggagagagccagTGCAGAAGAAGAGAAAGCCCTCAGAGCCATGCAGGAAGCTGCTCTCCTCCAGAAACAG agagaggaggaggagacccagGCCAGGGAGAAGGCAGAGCAGCAAAGgctggagagagaaaaacacttccaggaggaggaggaacaacgacaggagagaaaaaag CGACTGGAGTTGATCATGAGGAGAACTAGGAAAGAA AACTCCATCCCAAAG AAGCCTATCCTGAATGGGAACTCAAACGGTAACTCTTCCTCTCCAGAGGAAGCCCAACCAAAAGAGAACACTGAACCTGTTAAGAATATCAAAGGCACTTTAGAAGAGGTCGGGACAGGGACCAAGCCGTCCAAGCTAGGTCTTTGTGACACAGAAGACATGGTTCCTGTTGTGGCCTTCAAAGAACGCAG GTCCCTGAGAACTCTGACAGGCATGGAGGAGATCCAGTCCCATCAGCGAGCAGGTGAGAGTTCATTACCAGATCCTCCGTCAGCTCATCTATACGCTCTATGCTATGTAGATATTACACTCGAGTCCTGA
- the LOC110497599 gene encoding ensconsin isoform X5: MPCSVPSSSMAVIQEKQRETPSKKPVSQEDRKGLSTRDNQDNQKDSRSGRQGEKGNDDMKPRNSEKRRAVICVPASIKSAVISNNTSSHGNPAGPQALKVDERLRLAKERREEHEKQLVSRELGWLAREERARRLYEQQLEERKRRLQEQREKEEKRRTALERREEHQKQLVSRELGRLAREERAMRHYEQQMEERKRRLQEQREKEARRRTAVEEKRRQRMKEESERYESVVKKTLEKSQRIKQRLSQGSRGRKTDNKSAPRRSPLTAWERALVSRLLTPTCSYLARSRSRSHNCQSREEEVVHICPRSVSCHSMPATATNSHKSPRRSGTTDHHLVQADLRTDYRADYRSIIQANYQVATSPSPSRTSHRSINAAQLKAAQQEENERTARRNTQQPYIPNAPLKALPTNPLPNTGVKVLPTNPQCSATVPSPERKPVIRHTSVIRQPLSQQLELELDPVPEEDTVPVPDPTLSPGNSQASQTISPGAPVPNPTLSPGNSQGSQTISPGAPVPNPTLSPGNSQASQTISPGAPVPNPTLSPGNSQASQTISPGAPVPNPTLSPGNSQASQTISPGAPVPNPTLSPGNSRPIRTPAAVWDQVQPFLHSPEPQTQRETTLSTEGSADEGEHLKVKALPPGATPSPRPSAGTMDPEEASRLLAEKRREARLKREREEEESLRREEFERRGREELERRRVEQRARLEAEAKWLVEERKRREEEEQKHAEEERASAEEEKALRAMQEAALLQKQREEEETQAREKAEQQRLEREKHFQEEEEQRQERKKRLELIMRRTRKENSIPKKPILNGNSNGNSSSPEEAQPKENTEPVKNIKGTLEEVGTGTKPSKLGLCDTEDMVPVVAFKERRSLRTLTGMEEIQSHQRAEVI, translated from the exons ATGCCCTGCTCTGTGCCTAGCAGTAGCATGGCCGTGATAcaggagaaacagagggagacccCCAGCAAGAAGCCAGTATCCCAAGAAGACAGAAAGGGTCTTTCTACCAGAGATAATCAAGACAACCAGAAGGACAGCAGATCCGGGAGACAGGGAG AAAAAGGCAATGACGACATGAAGCCCCGTAAttcagagaagaggagagcagtCATATGTGTCCCTGCCTCCATCAAATCAGCTGTGATCAGTAACAACACAAGTAGCCATGGAAACCCAGCAG GCCCACAGGCACTGAAGGTTGATGAGAGACTGAGACTAGCGAAAGAGCGGAGGGAGGAGCATGAGAAACAACTTG TGTCCAGAGAGCTGGGCTGGTTGGCTCGAGAGGAGAGGGCCAGGCGTCTCTATGAACAAcagctggaggagaggaagaggaggctacaggagcagagagagaaggaggagaagaggaggactgCTCTGGAGCGGAGGGAGGAGCATCAGAAACAGCTTG TTTCCAGAGAGCTGGGCCGGTTGGCTCGAGAGGAGCGGGCCATGCGTCACTATGAGCagcagatggaggagaggaagagaaggcttcaggagcagagagagaaggaggcgaggaggcGCACCGccgtggaggagaagaggaggcagagaatgAAGGAGGAATCA GAGCGCTATGAGTCTGTGGTGAAGAAGACCTTGGAGAAGAGCCAGAGGATTAAGCAGAGACTCAGCCAGGGCTCTCGAGGAAGGAAGACCGACAACAAGAGCG CTCCTCGCCGCTCCCCCCTGACTGCCTGGGAGAGGGCTCTGGTCAGTCGCCTCCTCACCCCGACCTGCTCCTACCTAgccaggagcaggagcaggagtcATAATTGTCAGTCAAGAGAAGAAGAAG TTGTCCATATTTGTCCCCGTTCAGTTTCATGCCACTCCATGCCTGCCACTGCCACCAACTCTCACAAATCACCACGCCGCTCTGGCACAACTGACCACCACCTGGTGCAGGCAGACCTCCGGACAGACTACCGGGCTGACTACCGGTCTATCATCCAGGCAAACTACCAGGTAGCCACCTCCCCCAGTCCCAGCCGTACAAGCCATAGATCCATCAATGCAGCACAG TTAAAAGCAGCACAGCAGGAGGAAAATGAGAGGACGGCCAGGAGGAATACTCAGCAGCCTTACATACCCAATGCTCCCTTGAAAGCATTACCCACAAACCCACTACCCAACACTGGCGTGAAAGTGTTACCCACAAACCCACAGTGCAGCGCAACAGTGCCCTCCCCAGAACG CAAACCTGTGATCAGACACACATCTGTGATCAGACAGCCCCTATCACAGCAGTTAGAGCTGGAACTGGACCCTGTACCAGAGGAGGACACGGTTCCAGTCCCCGACCCTACCCTCTCCCCTGGTAACTCACAGGCCAGCCAGACCATCTCTCCTGGGGCTCCAGTCCCCAACCCTACCCTGTCCCCTGGGAACTCACAGGGCAGCCAGACCATCTCTCCTGGGGCTCCAGTCCCCAACCCTACCCTGTCCCCTGGGAACTCACAGGCCAGCCAGACCATCTCTCCTGGGGCTCCAGTCCCCAACCCTACCCTGTCCCCTGGGAACTCACAGGCCAGCCAGACCATCTCTCCTGGGGCTCCAGTCCCCAACCCTACCCTGTCCCCTGGGAACTCACAGGCCAGCCAGACCATCTCTCCTGGGGCTCCAGTCCCCAACCCTACCCTGTCCCCTGGGAACTCACGGCCCATCAGGACCCCAGCTGCGGTGTGGGACCAGGTCCAACCATTCCTACACTCCCCAGAACCTCAGACTCAGAGAGAAACCACACTTAGTACTGAAGGCAGTGCAGATGAGGGTGAGCATCTGAAAGTGAAAG CCCTCCCTCCTGGAGCCACTCCCAGCCCAAGGCCCTCTGCTGGCACCATGGACCCAGAGGAGGCCTCACGTCTCCTGGccgagaagaggagagaggcccgcctgaagagagagagagaggaggaggaaagcctGCGCAGGGAGGAGTTTGAGAG GCGAGGCAGAGAGGAGCTGGAACGCAGGAGGGTAGAGCAGCGAGCACGGCTAGAGGCTGAGGCCAAGTGGctggtagaggagaggaagaggagggaggaagaggagcagaaacatgcagaggaggagagagccagTGCAGAAGAAGAGAAAGCCCTCAGAGCCATGCAGGAAGCTGCTCTCCTCCAGAAACAG agagaggaggaggagacccagGCCAGGGAGAAGGCAGAGCAGCAAAGgctggagagagaaaaacacttccaggaggaggaggaacaacgacaggagagaaaaaag CGACTGGAGTTGATCATGAGGAGAACTAGGAAAGAA AACTCCATCCCAAAG AAGCCTATCCTGAATGGGAACTCAAACGGTAACTCTTCCTCTCCAGAGGAAGCCCAACCAAAAGAGAACACTGAACCTGTTAAGAATATCAAAGGCACTTTAGAAGAGGTCGGGACAGGGACCAAGCCGTCCAAGCTAGGTCTTTGTGACACAGAAGACATGGTTCCTGTTGTGGCCTTCAAAGAACGCAG GTCCCTGAGAACTCTGACAGGCATGGAGGAGATCCAGTCCCATCAGCGAGCAG AAGTTATCTGA